A window from Opitutia bacterium ISCC 52 encodes these proteins:
- a CDS encoding (2Fe-2S)-binding protein: MHSISLNGKTYQLDVPDDMPLLWAIRDVLGFSGTKFGCGLGQCGACTMHLDGEPIRSCITPITDAKGKQITTIEGIGDDSTGKKVQEAWVEEGVPQCGYCQSGQVMSATALLQSNPNPSDEAIEGAMTGNICRCGTYNRIKTAIHSASSKIKEGSK, from the coding sequence ATGCACTCGATCTCACTTAATGGTAAAACATACCAGCTAGACGTCCCAGACGACATGCCCCTACTCTGGGCCATCCGTGACGTCCTTGGTTTTTCAGGAACAAAATTTGGCTGCGGCCTCGGTCAATGTGGTGCTTGCACCATGCACTTGGATGGAGAACCGATTCGCTCCTGCATAACACCCATCACAGACGCCAAAGGGAAACAAATCACAACCATTGAAGGAATCGGGGACGATTCTACAGGAAAGAAAGTCCAGGAAGCCTGGGTGGAAGAAGGTGTTCCCCAATGTGGTTACTGCCAGAGCGGCCAGGTTATGTCGGCCACCGCCCTACTCCAAAGTAATCCCAACCCCAGTGATGAAGCGATTGAAGGCGCCATGACGGGTAACATTTGCCGCTGTGGAACTTACAATCGGATCAAAACCGCGATTCACAGTGCGTCATCCAAAATCAAGGAGGGCTCCAAATGA
- a CDS encoding DJ-1/PfpI family protein translates to MNFAFLAFNDLEELDLMGPWELLGGGLKTEGIINEAFIVAETDQTITCAKGLKIEPHYSFDTCPNFEYILVPGGWGTRAEAKNPVLLDFLKTKSANCKAVLSVCTGSFLLAEIGLLEGKRATTHWGSLQRLRDFGGIEVIEERYTHDGNVWCSAGVSAGMDMALAFINETFGEEVASKIQFYREYYPQGTIYGMSKENEQAPGYLRS, encoded by the coding sequence ATGAATTTCGCCTTCCTCGCTTTTAACGATCTTGAAGAACTGGATCTGATGGGTCCATGGGAACTCCTTGGTGGTGGCCTTAAAACGGAGGGGATCATCAATGAGGCATTTATCGTTGCCGAGACTGACCAAACCATCACTTGCGCCAAAGGACTCAAAATCGAACCGCACTACTCATTCGACACGTGCCCGAATTTCGAATACATCCTAGTCCCGGGCGGCTGGGGCACACGAGCTGAGGCAAAGAATCCTGTATTACTTGATTTTCTCAAAACCAAATCCGCTAACTGCAAGGCCGTGCTCTCTGTCTGCACAGGCTCCTTTCTTCTGGCAGAAATTGGACTTCTTGAGGGTAAACGCGCTACCACTCATTGGGGATCACTACAGCGCCTACGTGATTTTGGCGGTATCGAAGTGATCGAAGAGCGCTACACCCACGATGGAAACGTCTGGTGCTCAGCCGGGGTATCGGCAGGCATGGACATGGCACTTGCTTTCATCAACGAAACCTTTGGCGAGGAGGTTGCCAGCAAGATCCAGTTTTATAGGGAGTATTATCCTCAAGGAACTATTTACGGTATGTCGAAAGAAAACGAGCAAGCACCTGGATATCTTAGATCCTGA
- a CDS encoding molybdopterin-dependent oxidoreductase: MKSSYTQFSVAKKVLDRRDFLKGIGATGALFFTANWSWSQEEEQKFGGYGMPGGIVEDPKVYLRVNTDGSVVVVIARSEMGQGIRSSLALVVADELDADWDMMQVEQATGDQNRYGNQNTDGSRSMRHWYMPMRRCAATVRTMLQNAAGELWGVSADEVIPYRHKMVHAKSGREASYGKLAETLSDQEIPDSDSIQLKSSNDFRFIGKNQTRSVDATNMVSGKGVYGADIRFDDMLYAVVARPPVFGSKMESYDDAGALKVPGVVKVLSIEGATAPSEFNPLGGLAVVAENTWAAIQGRKALKVSWSSSPNDSYDSDNYRDQMREASQNPGKELRNVGNIEAAFSSAAKTHSADYYLPHHAHAPMEPPAAIALLKDGKLEAWAPSQNPASARAKAAERAGVSFDDTTLNVTLLGGGFGRKSKGDFVVEAAELAKTFPGRAVRVQWTREDDIAHDYLHTVSGEHLEASLDKNGKTTGWLHRSVAPTITSIFAPAQRHQAAFEIGMGVINTPFDVPNMRMENPGVDAHTRIGWFRSVSNIPHAFATQSFIAELADKAGKDHLEFYLDLLGPDREINPLDQGDTWNHGEDPEIYTVDTGRLKNTIKKATKEAGWGNKLPKGRGMGLAVHYSFVSYVAVVLDVEVESGGGIVVHNATMAIDCGKAINPDRVRSQMEGSCIMGLSIAATSEVSFKNGSAVQSNFHDFQVARMPLAPKLISIHIVEPEGVDSLGGVGEPGVPPVAPALCNAVFAATGKRIRSLPIGNQLA, translated from the coding sequence ATGAAATCGTCATACACACAATTTTCGGTCGCAAAGAAAGTCTTGGATCGTCGCGATTTCTTGAAAGGTATCGGTGCTACTGGCGCACTCTTCTTCACAGCCAATTGGAGCTGGTCACAAGAAGAAGAGCAGAAATTCGGTGGCTATGGGATGCCCGGTGGTATCGTTGAAGACCCAAAAGTTTATCTTCGGGTCAATACGGATGGATCTGTAGTCGTAGTTATTGCGCGCTCAGAAATGGGACAAGGCATCCGAAGTAGCCTCGCTCTGGTGGTAGCCGATGAGCTCGACGCTGACTGGGATATGATGCAGGTCGAACAGGCGACGGGAGACCAAAACCGTTACGGCAATCAAAACACCGACGGTTCACGCAGCATGCGCCATTGGTACATGCCCATGCGACGATGTGCGGCTACCGTCCGAACGATGTTACAAAACGCAGCCGGCGAACTTTGGGGTGTTTCTGCTGACGAGGTCATTCCTTATCGTCACAAAATGGTCCATGCCAAGAGTGGACGCGAAGCAAGCTATGGAAAACTTGCGGAAACGTTGAGCGATCAAGAGATCCCGGACTCAGACTCCATCCAACTCAAAAGCTCAAACGATTTTCGTTTCATCGGCAAAAACCAGACCCGCAGCGTCGATGCCACCAACATGGTTTCCGGTAAAGGTGTATACGGAGCTGACATTCGTTTTGACGACATGCTCTACGCGGTTGTTGCCCGTCCACCGGTTTTCGGAAGCAAGATGGAATCTTACGACGATGCAGGAGCGTTGAAAGTGCCAGGCGTGGTCAAAGTCCTCTCCATTGAAGGTGCAACCGCCCCATCTGAATTTAATCCACTCGGCGGCCTCGCAGTAGTAGCCGAAAATACCTGGGCAGCCATCCAAGGCCGCAAGGCACTTAAAGTGAGCTGGAGCAGCAGTCCAAACGACAGTTACGACTCTGACAACTACCGGGATCAAATGCGTGAAGCATCTCAGAATCCAGGTAAGGAATTAAGGAATGTCGGCAACATTGAGGCCGCATTTTCTTCTGCAGCTAAAACCCATTCAGCTGATTACTACCTTCCACACCACGCTCATGCTCCCATGGAGCCACCGGCGGCAATTGCCCTTTTGAAAGATGGGAAGCTCGAAGCCTGGGCTCCTTCTCAAAACCCTGCGAGTGCTCGCGCAAAAGCGGCTGAACGAGCTGGCGTTTCTTTCGATGACACGACCCTCAACGTCACTTTGCTAGGTGGCGGATTTGGTAGAAAGTCAAAAGGAGACTTCGTAGTTGAAGCGGCCGAATTGGCCAAAACATTTCCTGGACGTGCCGTGCGCGTTCAGTGGACCCGCGAAGATGATATCGCCCACGATTATCTGCACACCGTTTCTGGAGAACATTTGGAAGCAAGTTTGGACAAAAACGGAAAAACAACCGGTTGGTTGCACCGTTCGGTAGCGCCAACCATCACCTCCATTTTTGCACCCGCTCAACGCCACCAGGCAGCGTTCGAAATCGGCATGGGAGTCATCAACACTCCCTTCGATGTGCCAAACATGCGTATGGAAAACCCAGGTGTCGATGCTCACACACGTATCGGATGGTTCCGCTCCGTTTCCAACATTCCTCATGCATTTGCAACACAAAGTTTCATTGCTGAACTAGCGGATAAAGCGGGGAAAGATCACCTCGAGTTTTATCTCGATCTTCTGGGTCCAGACCGGGAGATCAATCCACTCGACCAAGGCGATACCTGGAATCATGGCGAAGACCCTGAGATCTATACCGTGGATACGGGTCGATTAAAGAACACCATTAAGAAGGCCACAAAAGAAGCTGGTTGGGGCAATAAATTGCCCAAAGGCCGCGGCATGGGACTAGCCGTTCATTACAGTTTCGTTTCTTATGTGGCAGTGGTTCTCGATGTCGAAGTTGAAAGCGGCGGTGGGATCGTCGTCCACAATGCAACTATGGCCATCGATTGCGGTAAAGCGATCAATCCAGACCGTGTGCGTTCCCAAATGGAAGGATCGTGTATTATGGGTCTGAGCATTGCAGCCACCAGTGAAGTCAGCTTCAAGAATGGCTCGGCAGTTCAAAGCAACTTCCATGACTTCCAAGTCGCACGCATGCCACTGGCTCCCAAATTAATATCGATTCACATCGTGGAACCAGAGGGAGTCGATTCGCTTGGCGGGGTCGGCGAGCCAGGAGTGCC
- a CDS encoding sulfatase-like hydrolase/transferase, with protein MKRPNIILIITDQQRYETIAALGFPHVNTPHLDKLVNEGVAFSQCHVTAPSCGPSRASLFTGYYPHNSGALKNNDKWPRTWVQDLKDNGYHCVNIGKMHADPYNELHGFHERFVVENKQRRESELMWKGDPHIFEDEWDKALDLRGFDRPEKPFYRDWPDTKERQGAYEWKLPDDLHPDTFVGDMAVRWIDKSAYATDHSKLMQWIDKDKQPKLGDEPLFLEIGFPGPHPPFDPVESYAEEYMEKDLPIQPVTQEEMDAQPETLDSFRKRLTQRFADSIDFDPNASDEARKLQRAYYLANVTMIDESIGKILNRLEETGVLDNSVVIFSSDHGDCLGDHGLVEKWTMYDSSVRVPLVVWSPDRYKGGRTVESLTQWFDIGPTILELAGLEPPAKMEAESLIPFLEGDPNAEEREYVFSEHAQDLMLQDLEHSLMIRSKRFKLIEYIGKDSGQLFDVENDPEEVKDRWIDPDFAEEKAKLRKALHEWFVTSTTKATGWWKDPAAKPKSG; from the coding sequence ATGAAACGGCCCAATATCATACTCATTATCACAGACCAGCAACGCTATGAGACGATTGCTGCTTTAGGTTTTCCCCACGTCAATACTCCACACCTCGATAAGTTGGTGAATGAAGGAGTAGCCTTCTCCCAATGTCATGTCACGGCGCCCTCTTGCGGACCTTCTCGAGCCAGCCTGTTCACTGGCTACTATCCACATAACAGCGGTGCACTGAAAAACAATGACAAGTGGCCACGCACTTGGGTGCAGGATCTGAAAGATAACGGTTACCACTGCGTAAACATCGGTAAGATGCATGCCGATCCCTACAATGAACTTCATGGCTTCCATGAACGTTTCGTGGTTGAAAATAAACAACGTCGTGAGTCCGAACTCATGTGGAAGGGCGATCCTCACATCTTTGAAGATGAATGGGACAAAGCCCTGGATCTCCGTGGCTTTGACCGACCCGAAAAACCCTTTTATCGCGACTGGCCCGATACCAAGGAGCGCCAAGGCGCCTACGAATGGAAACTCCCCGATGACCTACACCCTGACACTTTTGTCGGAGATATGGCTGTACGTTGGATCGATAAATCCGCATACGCCACCGACCATTCCAAGCTGATGCAATGGATCGATAAGGACAAGCAACCCAAGCTGGGCGATGAACCACTATTCTTAGAAATAGGATTCCCCGGACCTCACCCACCCTTTGATCCGGTGGAGAGTTATGCAGAAGAATACATGGAGAAGGATCTGCCCATCCAACCGGTCACACAGGAAGAGATGGATGCTCAACCCGAGACTTTGGATTCCTTCCGCAAACGGCTCACGCAACGATTTGCTGATTCGATTGATTTCGATCCTAACGCATCGGACGAAGCGCGAAAACTCCAGCGCGCTTACTATCTGGCCAATGTGACGATGATTGATGAAAGCATCGGCAAGATCCTTAACCGCCTGGAAGAAACCGGAGTTCTCGATAACTCGGTGGTCATATTCTCCTCCGATCATGGTGACTGCCTCGGGGATCACGGTCTGGTCGAAAAATGGACGATGTACGATTCCTCCGTTCGCGTCCCTCTCGTCGTGTGGAGTCCCGATCGTTACAAAGGTGGCCGGACCGTCGAATCGTTGACCCAGTGGTTTGATATAGGTCCTACGATTTTGGAGTTAGCTGGTCTGGAACCACCCGCCAAAATGGAAGCAGAATCCTTAATTCCTTTCCTCGAGGGCGATCCGAATGCCGAGGAGCGTGAATACGTCTTTTCCGAGCATGCTCAAGATCTGATGCTGCAGGACCTCGAACATTCGCTCATGATTCGAAGTAAGCGTTTCAAACTGATCGAATACATCGGGAAAGACTCAGGACAATTGTTCGACGTCGAAAATGATCCCGAGGAGGTGAAAGACCGCTGGATTGATCCGGATTTCGCCGAAGAAAAAGCTAAACTGAGAAAAGCGCTTCACGAATGGTTTGTAACCAGCACGACGAAAGCCACTGGTTGGTGGAAAGACCCGGCGGCGAAGCCGAAGAGCGGTTAG
- a CDS encoding sulfatase-like hydrolase/transferase, whose protein sequence is MNRRTFIKTTGAAVAGSAVTGSLPAQTSDKPNILFIITDQQHARMLSCTGNPWLNTPALDELAVGGTRHEKAYAGNPVCCPSRIGMATGMMAGRFGILDNATSKGTSTRSVTGKNGSMGQLMKEAGYDTFYGGKVHMTPDLVPERAGYDEFNNDQRAKLPGATVDFIKRKRNKPFFAVASFINPHDICFAYNAYKKREKMMKNVNELYKEASKIPTEKLPPLPDNFKIPEEEPDAIQANGKITAVTPSRLMRQDYDEREWRMYRWIYCRLTEEVDGHIGQILQGLKESGQEDNTLVLFVSDHGDMDASHGLASKGVMYEESVNVPLIIRYPKSVREGHVNSSLVNITLDILPTFCHYAGIPAPNHMLGNNITGLSKSRPYVASENLWSRMIRSSRYKYCVYKDGDIRESLVDLEKDPGEMNNLALNKRYQAALDHHRAYLKDWVKQSGDEDGRQYMVA, encoded by the coding sequence ATGAATCGTCGCACCTTTATCAAAACAACCGGAGCAGCCGTTGCAGGCAGCGCCGTAACAGGAAGCTTGCCTGCCCAGACTTCAGATAAGCCCAACATCCTTTTCATCATCACCGATCAACAGCATGCGCGCATGCTCAGCTGCACGGGCAACCCTTGGCTGAATACACCAGCCCTGGACGAATTGGCAGTTGGAGGCACTCGTCATGAGAAAGCTTATGCTGGAAATCCGGTGTGCTGCCCCAGCCGCATCGGGATGGCAACAGGTATGATGGCAGGCCGCTTTGGCATTCTGGATAATGCGACCTCCAAAGGGACCAGTACGAGGTCGGTGACGGGTAAAAACGGGTCCATGGGACAGTTGATGAAAGAGGCTGGCTACGATACTTTTTATGGAGGCAAGGTCCACATGACCCCCGATCTGGTCCCTGAGAGAGCCGGCTACGATGAGTTTAACAATGACCAGCGAGCAAAACTTCCAGGAGCGACCGTGGATTTCATTAAACGGAAACGCAACAAGCCCTTCTTCGCCGTCGCTTCCTTCATAAACCCACACGACATCTGCTTTGCTTACAATGCATACAAAAAGCGGGAGAAGATGATGAAGAATGTAAATGAGCTCTATAAAGAGGCATCCAAGATTCCTACTGAAAAGCTCCCTCCTCTCCCTGACAATTTTAAGATCCCTGAGGAAGAACCGGACGCCATTCAAGCCAACGGAAAAATCACCGCAGTGACACCCAGCCGACTCATGCGACAGGATTACGACGAGCGCGAATGGCGGATGTATCGTTGGATCTATTGTCGACTCACCGAAGAAGTCGATGGCCATATTGGACAAATCCTCCAAGGACTAAAAGAGTCCGGCCAGGAAGATAACACCTTGGTTCTTTTTGTAAGCGATCACGGCGATATGGACGCGAGCCACGGACTGGCATCCAAAGGAGTCATGTACGAAGAATCGGTTAACGTCCCACTGATCATTCGTTATCCAAAATCCGTCAGAGAAGGTCACGTCAATTCCAGCTTGGTAAACATCACTTTGGATATCCTGCCCACCTTCTGTCACTACGCCGGTATTCCCGCACCCAATCATATGCTCGGAAACAATATCACTGGTTTGAGCAAATCTCGCCCTTATGTGGCCTCTGAAAATTTGTGGTCCCGTATGATTCGAAGCAGCCGCTATAAATATTGTGTCTACAAAGACGGCGACATTCGAGAATCACTGGTCGATCTGGAGAAGGATCCAGGTGAAATGAATAACCTGGCTTTAAATAAGCGCTATCAAGCTGCCCTCGATCATCACCGCGCATATCTAAAAGACTGGGTAAAACAGTCCGGTGATGAGGATGGTAGACAGTACATGGTCGCATAA
- a CDS encoding aldo/keto reductase yields the protein MSSDLSKLTLGCWALVGGTEWGDQDETLSIDTIHAAIDHGITSLDTAPMYGGGASERILGKALKGKRDQVFIADKISPGVSKIADVQKACDESLALLQTDVINLMQVHWPDHDVPFEETIAALKALQEAGKIKHVGVCNFSAIDLRKWISLGGEVYSNQLPYSLLSRAIEFDIIPQCLESKVGVLAYSPIMQGLLTGKFKTADDVPDGRARSRHFNTDRALARHGGPGCEEDTFVAIAEVGRIAEEVGASMTEVAIAWVSQQTGLASTIIGARNPDQVKENVGAMELHLSEDILTSLAEVTDTVKTFLGPNPDLWSPESRYAL from the coding sequence ATGAGTAGTGATCTATCAAAACTTACACTCGGTTGTTGGGCTCTTGTTGGGGGAACGGAATGGGGGGATCAGGACGAAACGCTTTCGATCGATACCATCCATGCGGCCATCGATCATGGAATTACTTCCCTGGATACGGCACCCATGTATGGAGGAGGAGCTTCTGAGCGGATTCTAGGTAAAGCTCTCAAAGGCAAGAGAGATCAGGTGTTTATCGCAGACAAGATATCCCCCGGTGTATCTAAAATAGCAGATGTGCAAAAAGCCTGTGACGAAAGCCTGGCATTGCTCCAGACCGATGTGATTAACCTCATGCAGGTTCATTGGCCGGACCATGATGTCCCGTTTGAGGAAACGATCGCTGCTCTCAAAGCTCTCCAGGAAGCAGGTAAAATCAAGCATGTTGGCGTATGTAACTTTAGTGCGATTGATTTAAGAAAATGGATCTCCCTGGGAGGAGAAGTTTATTCGAATCAATTGCCATATTCACTCCTCAGTCGCGCTATTGAATTTGATATCATTCCTCAGTGTTTGGAAAGCAAGGTGGGTGTTCTGGCCTACAGTCCCATTATGCAAGGTTTGCTTACAGGTAAGTTCAAGACGGCCGATGACGTTCCGGATGGCCGTGCTCGCTCACGTCACTTCAACACTGATCGTGCATTAGCACGGCACGGGGGTCCTGGTTGTGAGGAGGATACGTTTGTAGCCATTGCCGAAGTCGGCCGTATCGCTGAGGAAGTGGGTGCGTCGATGACGGAAGTTGCGATTGCCTGGGTAAGCCAACAAACTGGACTTGCTTCCACGATTATAGGCGCACGTAATCCGGACCAAGTAAAAGAAAACGTAGGAGCGATGGAGCTTCACTTGAGCGAAGACATTTTAACAAGCCTTGCTGAGGTCACGGACACAGTTAAAACATTTTTAGGCCCCAATCCCGACCTTTGGTCACCTGAATCCCGATATGCTTTATGA
- a CDS encoding Dabb family protein, with translation MVDFWSTDPQGASNTGGKLRHVVLFDFKDGTTEESLNAIQTKFTSLPGDIPEIAAYEWGTNNSPEGLDDGYSHCFLVSFNDEAGRGVYIPHPSHKEFGGIVRPNVEKVLVFDFYNGK, from the coding sequence GTGGTTGATTTTTGGTCGACCGATCCGCAAGGTGCATCCAACACCGGTGGTAAGCTCCGCCACGTAGTACTCTTCGATTTCAAAGATGGCACTACTGAAGAGTCCCTCAACGCGATCCAAACCAAATTCACCTCACTCCCTGGCGACATTCCTGAAATTGCAGCCTATGAATGGGGGACGAACAACAGTCCCGAAGGATTGGACGACGGTTACAGTCATTGCTTTCTGGTCAGCTTCAACGACGAGGCGGGACGAGGCGTTTACATCCCCCACCCATCGCATAAGGAGTTTGGCGGAATCGTAAGACCCAACGTGGAGAAGGTTCTAGTCTTCGATTTCTACAATGGTAAGTAA